The region CTGAGAATCTGGGCATGAGGAATGGCCTTGCCACTCTCATACTCCTGGATGACCGAGGGCTTTTCGTTAATGCGCACAGCCAAGTCCTTTTGTGTCATGGACTTGGCCTGGCGCGTCTGTCCAATAATCTTGCCGACGGAGGGCGGCACCctcggaggcggcgcaACATCATCCGAGCGATCCAGCTTGGCAATGCGCTGGTGATCGGTGCCCTGATGACCCTTATTATGGCCT is a window of Malassezia restricta chromosome III, complete sequence DNA encoding:
- a CDS encoding putative transcription factor, with product MSAWDQTVVIGRKARPGGSGGGGGPRGPTALERAKQVGAVTANDRKVAAGHNKGHQGTDHQRIAKLDRSDDVAPPPRVPPSVGKIIGQTRQAKSMTQKDLAVRINEKPSVIQEYESGKAIPHAQILSKMERVLGVKLRGKDIGNPLGGPKK